The following are encoded together in the Candidatus Rokuibacteriota bacterium genome:
- a CDS encoding DEAD/DEAH box helicase, which produces MKLRFDRGTILLTDPPKELNLAEAPGVLWDPRVHAHRAPASRYPALKRWLLEGSAQFQDITSPLRPMQEAWSDVDLRPYQEAALSAWELGHRRGVVALPTGSGKTRLALAAMHRTRLSALCLVPTRVLLDQWLREIRVVYGGAVGCYGDGVRQLAPLTVATFESAYRHMDQLGDRFDLLIVDEVHHFGAGLRDEALEMTVADARLGLTATPPRDAGAAARLAELVGPTVFELAVADLAGGFLASFDAITLYLDLTPEERSAYTGLAALFNGAYADFRRMAPDASWADFTRHSAGTAEGRRALSAWRQMRRLLGFTHAKRRALEALLGRHRYSRVLIFTADNETAYAIARQHLVMPLTCDIGRQERDDVLERFRRGDIRTLVSARVLNEGLDVPDADVAVIVGGALGEREHVQRVGRLLRPGEGKRAVVYELVTRNTIEVGQARRRRQGLVARPSAQL; this is translated from the coding sequence ATGAAGCTGCGATTCGACCGAGGTACCATCTTGCTGACCGATCCGCCGAAGGAGCTCAACCTTGCCGAGGCGCCGGGCGTTCTCTGGGACCCTCGAGTACACGCCCATCGGGCGCCCGCCAGCAGGTACCCCGCCCTCAAGCGCTGGCTCCTCGAGGGCAGTGCCCAATTCCAGGACATCACTTCGCCTCTTCGCCCGATGCAGGAGGCGTGGTCCGACGTTGACCTCCGGCCCTACCAGGAGGCTGCCCTGTCCGCCTGGGAGCTGGGGCACCGCCGCGGCGTCGTCGCCCTCCCGACCGGGAGCGGTAAGACCCGGCTCGCCCTGGCCGCCATGCACCGGACGCGGCTGAGCGCGTTGTGTCTGGTCCCGACCCGCGTACTGCTCGATCAATGGCTTCGGGAGATCAGGGTCGTCTACGGGGGCGCTGTCGGGTGCTATGGCGACGGCGTGCGCCAGCTAGCGCCACTGACGGTAGCCACCTTCGAGAGCGCGTACCGGCACATGGACCAGCTCGGGGATCGGTTCGACCTCCTCATCGTGGACGAAGTCCATCACTTCGGAGCTGGGCTTCGCGATGAAGCCCTGGAGATGACAGTCGCCGATGCTCGCCTCGGCCTCACGGCAACGCCGCCGCGCGACGCCGGCGCAGCGGCTCGCCTCGCCGAGCTCGTGGGACCGACCGTTTTCGAGCTCGCCGTCGCTGACCTCGCCGGGGGGTTTCTCGCCAGCTTCGACGCGATCACGCTGTACCTGGACCTCACTCCCGAGGAACGTTCCGCTTACACGGGCTTGGCTGCACTGTTCAACGGCGCGTACGCGGACTTCCGTCGGATGGCGCCGGACGCCAGCTGGGCCGACTTCACCCGCCACTCCGCCGGTACCGCCGAGGGCCGGCGCGCGTTGTCGGCGTGGCGCCAGATGCGACGGCTTCTTGGTTTCACACATGCGAAGCGGCGAGCATTGGAAGCTCTGCTTGGACGCCACCGCTATTCCAGGGTGCTGATCTTCACCGCGGACAACGAAACGGCATATGCGATTGCGCGGCAGCACCTCGTCATGCCTCTGACCTGCGACATCGGCCGTCAAGAGCGCGATGATGTGCTCGAGCGCTTCCGCCGCGGTGACATCCGGACGCTCGTGTCGGCACGGGTGCTCAACGAAGGGCTCGACGTTCCCGACGCCGATGTCGCGGTGATCGTGGGCGGTGCCCTCGGGGAGCGCGAGCACGTGCAGCGAGTTGGCCGGTTGCTGCGGCCGGGTGAGGGCAAGCGTGCCGTCGTGTATGAGCTCGTGACACGAAACACGATCGAAGTCGGTCAGGCGCGCAGGAGACGCCAGGGCCTTGTTGCCCGACCATCTGCTCAGCTATAG
- a CDS encoding DUF790 family protein, protein MPDHLLSYSVAGALVVPHFLGEHDHPWLRTLLDEHERFIGRPQRELDARLREPLPCESPPRKLRLAIQVLARLRPSHRKTAVPPRRARALVFAEAARTPAPPHTVLSTVAASLGVTPENLQDSLFGDLPGERLVGAPAQSLSAIELALRCNLALVQALLFSATAVRIEVEGNTRALVRQAKWRGLICAVADRSGTTDAILELSGPFALFRNTGLYGRALGELVPLLAWCPRFRLRAECVFHGRRLTLQLGTGDPIFPASAPRRYDSHLEERFAREFRRLAPAWDVIREPEPITAGGTMIFPDFALQHRSNPGRQWLLEIVGFWTPDYVARKLALYRSARLANLILCIDEDRNCAEADFPPGALVVRFRRRVDAAAVLRVVETTPVSPLTRAAGPESRFA, encoded by the coding sequence TTGCCCGACCATCTGCTCAGCTATAGCGTGGCCGGGGCCCTTGTGGTGCCTCACTTCCTCGGGGAGCACGATCACCCCTGGCTGCGGACTCTCCTCGATGAGCACGAGCGGTTCATCGGAAGGCCCCAGCGCGAGCTGGACGCCCGGCTGCGCGAGCCGCTGCCGTGCGAGAGTCCCCCCAGGAAGCTGAGACTAGCCATTCAGGTTCTGGCGAGGCTCCGCCCCAGCCATCGGAAGACGGCGGTGCCGCCCAGACGGGCTCGGGCGCTCGTCTTCGCGGAGGCGGCCCGGACTCCGGCCCCTCCACACACCGTCCTGTCCACGGTTGCCGCCTCCCTGGGGGTGACCCCAGAGAACCTGCAAGATTCGCTGTTCGGTGACCTGCCCGGCGAACGGCTGGTCGGTGCACCCGCGCAGTCTTTGTCGGCGATCGAACTGGCGCTACGGTGCAACCTCGCGCTGGTTCAGGCGCTCCTCTTCAGCGCGACCGCGGTCAGGATCGAAGTCGAGGGGAACACGCGGGCCCTCGTTCGCCAAGCGAAGTGGCGAGGACTGATCTGTGCCGTCGCCGACCGATCGGGCACCACTGATGCCATATTGGAACTCTCGGGGCCGTTTGCGCTGTTTCGCAACACCGGGCTCTATGGACGGGCGCTCGGTGAACTCGTGCCTCTGCTAGCGTGGTGTCCACGCTTCCGCCTGCGGGCGGAATGCGTCTTCCATGGGCGCCGCCTCACCCTGCAACTCGGGACGGGCGATCCGATCTTTCCGGCGAGCGCGCCGCGTCGATACGACAGCCACCTCGAGGAGCGCTTCGCTCGCGAGTTCCGACGGCTCGCCCCGGCGTGGGATGTGATTCGCGAGCCGGAGCCGATAACTGCGGGGGGCACCATGATCTTCCCCGACTTCGCCCTCCAGCATCGTTCCAACCCGGGGCGCCAGTGGCTCCTGGAGATCGTGGGTTTCTGGACGCCCGACTATGTGGCGCGGAAACTCGCGCTGTATCGGAGCGCTCGCCTGGCCAACCTGATCCTCTGCATCGACGAGGACCGGAACTGTGCCGAAGCCGATTTCCCCCCAGGGGCGCTGGTCGTCAGGTTCCGGCGTCGGGTGGATGCGGCTGCCGTTCTGCGCG